In the Clostridium sporogenes genome, one interval contains:
- a CDS encoding YwbE family protein — MNGTIRENIRPGTKVKVVQKQDQRSEKLTEGVVEKLLTKSAIHPRGIKVMLESGIVGRVKEILR, encoded by the coding sequence ATGAATGGAACTATAAGAGAAAATATAAGACCAGGAACAAAAGTAAAGGTTGTTCAAAAACAAGATCAGCGTTCTGAAAAATTGACAGAAGGTGTGGTTGAAAAGCTTCTTACAAAGTCAGCTATCCATCCTCGTGGTATTAAAGTTATGCTTGAGAGTGGTATTGTTGGTAGAGTTAAGGAAATATTAAGGTGA
- a CDS encoding four-helix bundle copper-binding protein — protein MAILSTAADPYQACIYACSRCAQACYECLNACLNEQDANPRKNCIKILMECAKMCEMSVGLMAMNGQFAKDHCKLCATICDKCAQECKMVQDEHCQKCAQECTTCAEECNRMSGM, from the coding sequence GTGGCAATATTAAGTACAGCAGCGGACCCATATCAAGCATGTATATATGCCTGTAGCAGATGTGCTCAAGCATGTTATGAATGCTTAAATGCTTGTCTAAATGAACAAGATGCTAATCCAAGAAAAAATTGTATAAAAATCCTTATGGAATGTGCAAAAATGTGCGAAATGTCAGTAGGACTTATGGCAATGAATGGGCAATTTGCAAAGGATCATTGTAAACTTTGTGCTACTATTTGTGATAAATGTGCTCAGGAGTGTAAAATGGTTCAAGATGAACATTGTCAAAAATGTGCACAAGAATGTACTACCTGCGCAGAAGAATGCAACAGAATGTCTGGAATGTAA
- a CDS encoding TDT family transporter, with amino-acid sequence MNEFLKKYPVPIVGLMLGLAAAGNLVQSYGEGYRNIFGVVSAILLVLMIGKIIKYPKDIAKSLDNPVVASVFPTLSMGIMLLSTYCTPYLSSFAYAMWIVGIVLHIILILWFTKKFVLNFKIKQVFPSWFIVYVGIVVASVTAPVYKMANVGQVAFWFGFVTYLILLPIVIYRVIKVKEMPEPTLPTIAIFAAPASLLLAGYMKSFETKNMTIVWFLMILSVLMYVSVIIMLFKLLKLKFYPSYSGFTFPLIISGISIKLTNGFLIKSKQAIPWLKYLVKFQEIIAVIISIYVLIRYIQFLLPKENNSVSINKSN; translated from the coding sequence TTGAATGAATTTTTAAAGAAATATCCAGTTCCTATTGTAGGGCTTATGTTAGGATTAGCAGCAGCAGGAAATCTTGTTCAATCTTATGGAGAAGGATATCGGAATATATTTGGAGTAGTATCTGCTATATTACTTGTATTAATGATTGGAAAAATTATTAAATATCCTAAGGATATAGCAAAAAGTTTGGATAATCCAGTAGTAGCTAGTGTATTTCCAACATTGTCAATGGGAATTATGTTGTTATCAACTTATTGCACACCATATTTATCATCCTTTGCTTATGCAATGTGGATCGTAGGAATTGTTTTACATATTATATTAATATTATGGTTTACAAAGAAGTTTGTCTTAAATTTTAAAATAAAACAAGTATTCCCATCTTGGTTTATAGTTTACGTTGGCATAGTAGTTGCAAGTGTGACAGCACCTGTTTATAAAATGGCCAATGTAGGACAAGTTGCATTTTGGTTTGGATTTGTAACTTATTTAATACTTTTACCAATAGTAATTTATAGAGTTATAAAAGTAAAGGAAATGCCAGAACCAACATTACCAACTATTGCAATATTTGCAGCACCTGCAAGTTTATTGTTGGCGGGATATATGAAATCATTTGAAACAAAAAATATGACAATAGTTTGGTTCTTAATGATATTATCAGTTCTAATGTATGTATCAGTTATTATTATGTTATTTAAACTTTTGAAATTAAAGTTTTATCCAAGTTATTCAGGTTTTACATTTCCGCTTATAATAAGTGGAATATCAATAAAACTTACAAATGGATTTTTAATTAAATCCAAGCAAGCTATTCCATGGTTAAAATATTTAGTTAAATTTCAAGAAATAATAGCTGTTATTATAAGTATATATGTGTTAATTAGATATATTCAATTCCTTTTACCTAAAGAAAATAACTCTGTTAGTATTAATAAAAGTAATTAA